A section of the Larus michahellis chromosome 1, bLarMic1.1, whole genome shotgun sequence genome encodes:
- the LOC141738064 gene encoding uncharacterized protein LOC141738064, which produces MARPLLPLLCGTFALLLPWTAADAAPARCSHPKDVANAHIDVGNNTLLNARLRYTCNPGYKRKAGTSSLIQCILRDGSTEPDWTHTTLQCIRDPALPPLTPSPELPTAPRTARTTQSGTNDASPTSRPFPAAMPTLPGAAGQSPVPPVPDGPSLETSMLPKMPPPLETSTPGEGTAQGTFLGTTLLPTVPRDHAAVSVRTLASSIGLVVLVVAAVVACCCWRMKTHAEQDNTVTAIPMVATTAENEEMLLPSVSPTG; this is translated from the exons ATGGCCcggccgctgctgccgctgctctgCGGTACCTTcgccctcctgctgccctggaCCGCCGCCGACGCCG CGCCAGCGCGATGCAGCCACCCCAAGGACGTAGCCAACGCGCACATCGATGTGGGCAACAACACGCTGCTCAACGCCCGCCTGCGCTACACCTGCAACCCGGGCTACAAACGCAAAGCCGGTACCTCCAGCCTCATCCAGTGCATCCTCCGCGACGGCTCCACTGAGCCCGACTGGACCCACACCACGCTGCAATGCATCC GGGACCCAGCTCTACCTCCGCTGACTCCCAGCCCCGAGCTCCCGACCGCGCCACGCACCGCGAGGACGACCCAGAGCG GAACCAATGACGCCAGCCCAACCTCCAGACCCTTTCCAGCAGCAATGCCTacgctgccaggagctgctggccagTCACCCGTGCCACCCGTACCTGATGGGCCATCACTGGAGACGTCCATGTTGCCAAAGATGCCCCCACCACTGGAGACATCCACacctggagaggggacagcccaggggacaTTTCTGGGGACAACCCTGCTGCCCACCGTCCCCAGGGACCACGCCGCAG tttCCGTCCGGACCCTGGCCTCTTCCATTG GGCTCGTGGTGCTGGTGGTCGCTGCTGTCGtggcctgctgctgctggaggatgaAAAC GCACGCAGAGCAGGACAACACAGTGACAGCCATCCCCATGGTGGCTACCACTGCTGAGAATGAGGAGATGTTGCTACCCAGTGTCTCCCCCACGGGCTGA